A region from the Buteo buteo chromosome 19, bButBut1.hap1.1, whole genome shotgun sequence genome encodes:
- the CD9 gene encoding CD9 antigen, whose protein sequence is MPVKGGTKCIKYLLFGFNFIFWLAGTAVLAIGLWLRFDSQTKSIFELESNNTTFYTGVYILIGAGALMMLVGFLGCCGALQESQCMLGLFFLFLFVIFALEIAAAIWGFANKEQVIEELKDFYKETYTKRSQPAARETLKAFQLALDCCGLTGFLEQPFMDTCPKKTGAESFTVMSCPAAIDDVFNSKLNVIGAVGLGIAVIMIFGMIFSMVLCCAIRRNREMV, encoded by the exons CTTGCAGGGACAGCAGTTCTTGCAATTGGACTATGGCTTCGGTTTGATTCACAGACCAAAAGCATCTTTGAACTGGAATCAAACAACACAACGTTTTATACAG GAGTTTACATCCTTATTGGAGCTGGTGCACTTATGATGCTGGTTGGTTTCTTGGGATGCTGTGGTGCATTGCAGGAATCTCAATGTATGCTTGGCCTG ttcttcctcttcctttttgtgaTTTTTGCCCTTGAAATTGCTGCTGCTATCTGGGGATTTGCAAATAAAGAACAG GTTATTGAAGAGTTAAAGGACTTCTACAAGGAAACCTATACAAAGAGATCTCAACCAGCTGCCCGAGAGACactgaaagcatttcagttAGCT CTAGACTGCTGTGGTCTTACAGGATTTCTTGAGCAGCCATTCATGGACACCTGTCCAAAGAAGACTGGAGCGGAGTCGTTTACTGTAATG tcgTGCCCTGCTGCCATTGATGATGTCTTCAATTCAAAATTGAATGTGATTGGAGCAGTTGGCCTTGGCATTGCTGTAATAATG attttCGGCATGATATTCAGTATGGTTCTCTGCTGTGCTATCcgcagaaacagagaaatggtCTGA